One stretch of Gadus macrocephalus chromosome 12, ASM3116895v1 DNA includes these proteins:
- the LOC132469513 gene encoding GATA zinc finger domain-containing protein 14-like: MGAQECIHADDFPEMPHDNRRFHNHRRPHDDRRFHNNRKFHDKQRFYNSRRFHYNHKIHHNRRLHNNRRFRNHQRPHDNRRFHNNRRFHNNRRFRNHRRPHDHRRFHNNRRFHYERKFHYNRRFHNNQRFHNNRRPHYNRRFHNSRRPNNNRRFHYNRRFPNNHSFLYNWRFHNHRWPHDNRRFHNIRSFHYNRKFYYKRRFNNNQTIHNNRRFHNNRRFHNNRRPNNNRRFHYNRRFHYNRRFPNNQSFLYNWRFHNHRWPHDNRRFNNNRRFHNNRRFHYQRKFHYNRSFLYNWRFHNHRWPHDNRRFHNIRSFHYNRKCYYKRRFNNNQTIHNNRRFRNHRRPNPYWRFPYNRRFHYNRKFHCKRRFYNSRRLHNNRRFCNHRRPHDNRRFRNNRRPHDNRRFHNSRRFPNNRRPNNNRRFHNNQSFHYKRKFHYNRRFNNNRRFHNNRRFHYKRKFHYNRRFHNNRRFHNNRRFHNNRRFLYNWRFHNHRWPHDNQRFNNNDRPNNKRRFHYNRRFHNSRRFPNNRRPNNNRRFHNNQSFHYKRKFHYNRRFHNNRRFHNNRRPNNNRRFHYNRRFRNNRRPHDYRRFHNSRRFPNNRRPNNNWSFHNNRRFRYNRRFYVNFSSSDDRFSCPPSQGTCTIQDHLPWRSQQRNHSFTP; encoded by the exons atgggggcgcagGAGTGCATCCACgcagatgatttcccggaaat GCCCCAtgacaaccggaggttccacaacCACCGCAGGCCCCATGATGaccggaggttccacaacaaccGGAAGTTCCACGACAAACAGAGGTTCTACAACAGCCGGAGGTTCCACTACAATCATAAGATCCACCACAACCGGAGGCTCCACAACAATCGGAGGTTTCGCAACCATCAAAGGCCTCAtgacaaccggaggttccacaacaacAGGAGGTTCCACAACAACAGGAGGTTCCGCAACCACCGCAGGCCCCATGACCaccggaggttccacaacaaccggaggttccactaTGAACGGAAGTTCCActacaaccggaggttccacaacaaccAGAGGTTCCACAACAACCGCAGGCCCCActacaaccggaggttccacaacaGCCGGAG GCCCAacaacaaccggaggttccactaCAACCGGAGGTTTCCTAACAACCATAGTTTCCTCTACAATTGGAGGTTCCACAACCACCGCTGGCCCCAtgacaaccggaggttccacaacaTCCGGAGTTTCCACTACAACCGGAAGTTCTACTACAAACGGAGGTTCAACAACAACCAGACTATCCacaacaaccggag gttccacaacaaccggaggttccacaacaaccGCAGGCCCAacaacaaccggaggttccactacaaccggaggttccactaCAACCGGAGGTTTCCTAACAACCAGAGTTTCCTCTACAATTGGAGGTTCCATAACCACCGCTGGCCCCATGACAACCGGAGGTTCAacaacaaccggaggttccacaacaaccggaggttccactaTCAACGGAAGTTTCActacaaccggag TTTCCTCTACAATTGGAGGTTCCACAACCACCGCTGGCCCCAtgacaaccggaggttccacaacaTCCGGAGTTTCCACTACAACCGGAAGTGCTACTATAAACGGAGGTTCAACAACAACCAGACTATCCacaacaaccggaggttccgCAACCACCGCAGGCCCAACCCATATTGGAGGTTCCCctacaaccggaggttccactaCAACCGGAAGTTCCACTGCAAACGGAGGTTCTACAACAGTCGGAGGCTCCACAACAATCGGAGGTTTTGCAACCACCGCAGGCCTCATGACAACCGGAGGTTCCGCAACAACCGGAGGCCCCAtgacaaccggaggttccacaacaGCCGGAGGTTTCCTAACAACCGCAGGCCCAacaacaaccggaggttccacaacaaccAGAGTTTCCACTATAAACGGAAGTTCCACTACAACCGGAGGTTCAacaacaaccggaggttccacaacaaccggaggttccactaTAAACGGAAGTTTCActacaaccggaggttccacaacaaccggaggttccacaacaaccggaggttccacaacaaccggaggttcctCTACAATTGGAGGTTCCACAACCACCGCTGGCCCCATGACAACCAGAGGTTCAACAACAACGACAGGCCCAACAACAAGCGGAGGTTCCActacaaccggaggttccacaacaGCCGGAGGTTTCCTAACAACCGCAGGCCCAacaacaaccggaggttccacaacaaccAGAGTTTCCACTATAAACGGAAGTTCCActacaaccggaggttccacaacaaccggaggttccacaacaaccGCAGGCCAAacaacaaccggaggttccactaCAATCGGAGGTTCCGCAACAACCGGAGACCCCATGACTaccggaggttccacaacaGCCGGAGGTTTCCTAACAACCGCAGGCCCAACAACAACTGGAGTTTCCacaacaaccggaggttccgCTACAACCGGAGGTTTTATGTCAACTTCAGTTCCAGCGACGACCGGTTCTCCTG TCCTCCCAGTCAAGGCACATGTACAATTCAAGATCATCTCCCATGGAGAAGTCAGCAACGGAACCATAGCTTCACTCCTTGA
- the il12rb1 gene encoding oncostatin-M-specific receptor subunit beta isoform X1 — MPSPGLLTRRSGPRFLCLLAVRVMVVAATVSKGCEAPGKPKCFRNTSSSHEYTCEWERSSSATNVTYDLLISPTEPPFYDAPPRRGLRTNRIYLDEDKLIKYRNVSIVVTAHVGNASCTSNSTTVWLSTVVKLPEPVKMAALWSDHKLKLTWPSQGDSASAEVLVRHVENKTQTSSHEVKKETNVYSVLLEGLETQRAYQVQVRQRSTQVRTSFWSDWSANLTVPAEILQSPDVELKTITEVDRGIRQLVFTWKAVPPAAQAGGVNYTLTYPPWCLCAVKKKAWCQITVPSLDHAINVTNSAFNLSIRAENKAGASSRGYINVAAKPDQDLKACEKNVTFHGRHVEWYEFTEGGTAKERTLRKERKDFVRYVFRKYHCGSKGPKTVEMCLWYKKEDVPLVKPLSFSSSQTDTALNLSWQPIPLEARQGFISHYTLCHTKHTKPPEQEPSQEECRHLNASQTTFRLENLQPESRYNITLAGVTSVGSGPQAFLPITTFPSEKPPEGNLPVWISLGLLVTFFGASILCSLLVKRLKSKILPPVPEPVILSPALIRADNEELERRETLDEVSVHQPVLGGERHWFEDLEEDMDQSKTLIGTDEDQTQQGSRDSFESPGDQEEVLYRNGLVFDMKAEELRSGDQNTSTL, encoded by the exons ATGCCGTCTCCTGGTCTCCTGACCCGCCGGAGCGGCCCGCGGTTCTTGTGTCTGTTAGCCGtgagggtgatggtggtggcagCCACGGTCAGCAAAG GATGTGAGGCCCCTGGGAAACCGAAGTGTTTTAGGAATACATCCAGTTCACATGAATACACATGTGAATGGGAAAGGTCCTCCTCTGCTACTAATGTGACCTATGATCTGTTAATCAG CCCGACAGAACCGCCCTTTTATGACGCGCCGCCGCGGAGGGGCCTACGGACCAACCGGATTTACCTGGATGAAGACAAGCTGATCAAGTACCGAAACGTCTCCATAGTTGTCACAGCCCACGTGGGGAACGCCTCTTGTACCTCCAACAGCACCACTGTGTGGCTGAGTACCGTAG TGAAGCTTCCAGAGCCGGTGAAAATGGCCGCCTTGTGGTCCGACCACAAGCTCAAACTAACATGGCCAAGCCAGGGGGATTCTGCCTCTGCAGAGGTTCTGGTTCGACACGTGGAAAACAAAACTCAGACATCGAGTCAT GAAGTGAAAAAAGAGACTAATGTGT ACTCTGTGTTGCTGGAGGGTCTGGAGACACAGAGGGCCTACCAGGTCCAGGTTAGACAGAGATCCACGCAGGTCAGGACCTCCTTCTGGAGTGACTGGTCCGCCAACCTCACTGTACCTGCAG AAATCCTCCAAAGCCCAGATGTGGAGCTAAAGACCATCACAGAGGTTGACAGAGGGATACGGCAGCTTGTGTTTACATGGAAG GCGGTACCTCCAGCAGCGCAGGCCGGAGGGGTCAACTACACCCTGACTTACCCCCCATGGTGCCTGTGTGCAGTAAAGAAGAAGGCTTGGTGCCAGATCACAGTGCCCTCCCTCGACCACGCCATCAACGTGACCAACTCTGCCTTCAACCTCTCCATCAGGGCTGAGAACAAGGCCGGAGCCTCCAGCAGAGGTTATATTAACGTAGCGGCAAAACCTGACCAAGAtttaaaag CATGTGAAAAAAATGTAACCTTTCACGGAAGGCATGTGGAGTGGTATGAGTTTACAGAGGGAGGCACAGCTAAAGAGAGGACTCTACGTAAGG AGAGAAAGGACTTTGTTCGCTACGTGTTCCGTAAATACCACTGTGGGAGCAAGGGCCCGAAGACGGTGGAGATGTGTCTGTGGTACAAAAAGGAGGACG TACCTCTGGTGAAGCCTTTGAGCTTCAGCAGCAGTCAGACGGACACCGCTTTGAACCTGTCCTGGCAGCCCATACCTCTGGAGGCCAGGCAGGGCTTCATCAGCCACTACACACTCTGTCACACCAAGCACACCAAACCACCGGAACAGGAGCCCTCCCAAGAAG AGTGCCGCCATCTGAACGCATCTCAAACAACGTTCCGCCTGGAGAACCTGCAGCCAGAATCCCGCTACAACATCACCCTGGCCGGGGTGACCAGCGTGGGCTCCGGGCCCCAGGCCTTTCTCCCCATCACCACCTTCCCCTCCGAGAAGCCTCCTGAGGGCAACCTGCCCGTGTGGATCAGTCTGGGGCTGCTGGTCACCTTCTTCGGGGCCTCCATCCTGTGCTCCCTGCTGGTGAAGAG ATTGAAGAGCAAGATTTTGCCGCCCGTTCCGGAGCCGGTGATCCTGTCCCCAGCCTTGATTCGAGCAGATAATGAG GAGTTGGAGCGAAGAGAAACCCTGGACGAGGTCTCCGTCCACCAGCCGGTTCTGGGGGGAGAGCGCCACTGGTTTGAGGACCTAGAGGAGGACATGGACCAATCCAAGACCTTGATAGGGACTGATGAAGACCAGACACAGCAGGGTTCCAGAGACTCCTTTGAAAGCCCTGGTGATCAGGAGGAAGTTCTGTACAGGAACGGTTTGGTGTTCGACATGAAGGCAGAGGAACTGAGATCCGGGGACCAAAACACGTCGACATTGTAA
- the il12rb1 gene encoding interleukin-12 receptor subunit beta-1 isoform X2 gives MPSPGLLTRRSGPRFLCLLAVRVMVVAATVSKGCEAPGKPKCFRNTSSSHEYTCEWERSSSATNVTYDLLISPTEPPFYDAPPRRGLRTNRIYLDEDKLIKYRNVSIVVTAHVGNASCTSNSTTVWLSTVVKLPEPVKMAALWSDHKLKLTWPSQGDSASAEVLVRHVENKTQTSSHEVKKETNVYSVLLEGLETQRAYQVQVRQRSTQVRTSFWSDWSANLTVPAEILQSPDVELKTITEVDRGIRQLVFTWKAVPPAAQAGGVNYTLTYPPWCLCAVKKKAWCQITVPSLDHAINVTNSAFNLSIRAENKAGASSRGYINVAAKPDQDLKACEKNVTFHGRHVEWYEFTEGGTAKERTLRKVPLVKPLSFSSSQTDTALNLSWQPIPLEARQGFISHYTLCHTKHTKPPEQEPSQEECRHLNASQTTFRLENLQPESRYNITLAGVTSVGSGPQAFLPITTFPSEKPPEGNLPVWISLGLLVTFFGASILCSLLVKRLKSKILPPVPEPVILSPALIRADNEELERRETLDEVSVHQPVLGGERHWFEDLEEDMDQSKTLIGTDEDQTQQGSRDSFESPGDQEEVLYRNGLVFDMKAEELRSGDQNTSTL, from the exons ATGCCGTCTCCTGGTCTCCTGACCCGCCGGAGCGGCCCGCGGTTCTTGTGTCTGTTAGCCGtgagggtgatggtggtggcagCCACGGTCAGCAAAG GATGTGAGGCCCCTGGGAAACCGAAGTGTTTTAGGAATACATCCAGTTCACATGAATACACATGTGAATGGGAAAGGTCCTCCTCTGCTACTAATGTGACCTATGATCTGTTAATCAG CCCGACAGAACCGCCCTTTTATGACGCGCCGCCGCGGAGGGGCCTACGGACCAACCGGATTTACCTGGATGAAGACAAGCTGATCAAGTACCGAAACGTCTCCATAGTTGTCACAGCCCACGTGGGGAACGCCTCTTGTACCTCCAACAGCACCACTGTGTGGCTGAGTACCGTAG TGAAGCTTCCAGAGCCGGTGAAAATGGCCGCCTTGTGGTCCGACCACAAGCTCAAACTAACATGGCCAAGCCAGGGGGATTCTGCCTCTGCAGAGGTTCTGGTTCGACACGTGGAAAACAAAACTCAGACATCGAGTCAT GAAGTGAAAAAAGAGACTAATGTGT ACTCTGTGTTGCTGGAGGGTCTGGAGACACAGAGGGCCTACCAGGTCCAGGTTAGACAGAGATCCACGCAGGTCAGGACCTCCTTCTGGAGTGACTGGTCCGCCAACCTCACTGTACCTGCAG AAATCCTCCAAAGCCCAGATGTGGAGCTAAAGACCATCACAGAGGTTGACAGAGGGATACGGCAGCTTGTGTTTACATGGAAG GCGGTACCTCCAGCAGCGCAGGCCGGAGGGGTCAACTACACCCTGACTTACCCCCCATGGTGCCTGTGTGCAGTAAAGAAGAAGGCTTGGTGCCAGATCACAGTGCCCTCCCTCGACCACGCCATCAACGTGACCAACTCTGCCTTCAACCTCTCCATCAGGGCTGAGAACAAGGCCGGAGCCTCCAGCAGAGGTTATATTAACGTAGCGGCAAAACCTGACCAAGAtttaaaag CATGTGAAAAAAATGTAACCTTTCACGGAAGGCATGTGGAGTGGTATGAGTTTACAGAGGGAGGCACAGCTAAAGAGAGGACTCTACGTAAGG TACCTCTGGTGAAGCCTTTGAGCTTCAGCAGCAGTCAGACGGACACCGCTTTGAACCTGTCCTGGCAGCCCATACCTCTGGAGGCCAGGCAGGGCTTCATCAGCCACTACACACTCTGTCACACCAAGCACACCAAACCACCGGAACAGGAGCCCTCCCAAGAAG AGTGCCGCCATCTGAACGCATCTCAAACAACGTTCCGCCTGGAGAACCTGCAGCCAGAATCCCGCTACAACATCACCCTGGCCGGGGTGACCAGCGTGGGCTCCGGGCCCCAGGCCTTTCTCCCCATCACCACCTTCCCCTCCGAGAAGCCTCCTGAGGGCAACCTGCCCGTGTGGATCAGTCTGGGGCTGCTGGTCACCTTCTTCGGGGCCTCCATCCTGTGCTCCCTGCTGGTGAAGAG ATTGAAGAGCAAGATTTTGCCGCCCGTTCCGGAGCCGGTGATCCTGTCCCCAGCCTTGATTCGAGCAGATAATGAG GAGTTGGAGCGAAGAGAAACCCTGGACGAGGTCTCCGTCCACCAGCCGGTTCTGGGGGGAGAGCGCCACTGGTTTGAGGACCTAGAGGAGGACATGGACCAATCCAAGACCTTGATAGGGACTGATGAAGACCAGACACAGCAGGGTTCCAGAGACTCCTTTGAAAGCCCTGGTGATCAGGAGGAAGTTCTGTACAGGAACGGTTTGGTGTTCGACATGAAGGCAGAGGAACTGAGATCCGGGGACCAAAACACGTCGACATTGTAA
- the il12rb1 gene encoding oncostatin-M-specific receptor subunit beta isoform X3, giving the protein MAALWSDHKLKLTWPSQGDSASAEVLVRHVENKTQTSSHEVKKETNVYSVLLEGLETQRAYQVQVRQRSTQVRTSFWSDWSANLTVPAEILQSPDVELKTITEVDRGIRQLVFTWKAVPPAAQAGGVNYTLTYPPWCLCAVKKKAWCQITVPSLDHAINVTNSAFNLSIRAENKAGASSRGYINVAAKPDQDLKACEKNVTFHGRHVEWYEFTEGGTAKERTLRKERKDFVRYVFRKYHCGSKGPKTVEMCLWYKKEDVPLVKPLSFSSSQTDTALNLSWQPIPLEARQGFISHYTLCHTKHTKPPEQEPSQEECRHLNASQTTFRLENLQPESRYNITLAGVTSVGSGPQAFLPITTFPSEKPPEGNLPVWISLGLLVTFFGASILCSLLVKRLKSKILPPVPEPVILSPALIRADNEELERRETLDEVSVHQPVLGGERHWFEDLEEDMDQSKTLIGTDEDQTQQGSRDSFESPGDQEEVLYRNGLVFDMKAEELRSGDQNTSTL; this is encoded by the exons ATGGCCGCCTTGTGGTCCGACCACAAGCTCAAACTAACATGGCCAAGCCAGGGGGATTCTGCCTCTGCAGAGGTTCTGGTTCGACACGTGGAAAACAAAACTCAGACATCGAGTCAT GAAGTGAAAAAAGAGACTAATGTGT ACTCTGTGTTGCTGGAGGGTCTGGAGACACAGAGGGCCTACCAGGTCCAGGTTAGACAGAGATCCACGCAGGTCAGGACCTCCTTCTGGAGTGACTGGTCCGCCAACCTCACTGTACCTGCAG AAATCCTCCAAAGCCCAGATGTGGAGCTAAAGACCATCACAGAGGTTGACAGAGGGATACGGCAGCTTGTGTTTACATGGAAG GCGGTACCTCCAGCAGCGCAGGCCGGAGGGGTCAACTACACCCTGACTTACCCCCCATGGTGCCTGTGTGCAGTAAAGAAGAAGGCTTGGTGCCAGATCACAGTGCCCTCCCTCGACCACGCCATCAACGTGACCAACTCTGCCTTCAACCTCTCCATCAGGGCTGAGAACAAGGCCGGAGCCTCCAGCAGAGGTTATATTAACGTAGCGGCAAAACCTGACCAAGAtttaaaag CATGTGAAAAAAATGTAACCTTTCACGGAAGGCATGTGGAGTGGTATGAGTTTACAGAGGGAGGCACAGCTAAAGAGAGGACTCTACGTAAGG AGAGAAAGGACTTTGTTCGCTACGTGTTCCGTAAATACCACTGTGGGAGCAAGGGCCCGAAGACGGTGGAGATGTGTCTGTGGTACAAAAAGGAGGACG TACCTCTGGTGAAGCCTTTGAGCTTCAGCAGCAGTCAGACGGACACCGCTTTGAACCTGTCCTGGCAGCCCATACCTCTGGAGGCCAGGCAGGGCTTCATCAGCCACTACACACTCTGTCACACCAAGCACACCAAACCACCGGAACAGGAGCCCTCCCAAGAAG AGTGCCGCCATCTGAACGCATCTCAAACAACGTTCCGCCTGGAGAACCTGCAGCCAGAATCCCGCTACAACATCACCCTGGCCGGGGTGACCAGCGTGGGCTCCGGGCCCCAGGCCTTTCTCCCCATCACCACCTTCCCCTCCGAGAAGCCTCCTGAGGGCAACCTGCCCGTGTGGATCAGTCTGGGGCTGCTGGTCACCTTCTTCGGGGCCTCCATCCTGTGCTCCCTGCTGGTGAAGAG ATTGAAGAGCAAGATTTTGCCGCCCGTTCCGGAGCCGGTGATCCTGTCCCCAGCCTTGATTCGAGCAGATAATGAG GAGTTGGAGCGAAGAGAAACCCTGGACGAGGTCTCCGTCCACCAGCCGGTTCTGGGGGGAGAGCGCCACTGGTTTGAGGACCTAGAGGAGGACATGGACCAATCCAAGACCTTGATAGGGACTGATGAAGACCAGACACAGCAGGGTTCCAGAGACTCCTTTGAAAGCCCTGGTGATCAGGAGGAAGTTCTGTACAGGAACGGTTTGGTGTTCGACATGAAGGCAGAGGAACTGAGATCCGGGGACCAAAACACGTCGACATTGTAA